DNA from Tsuneonella dongtanensis:
TCGTGGCGCGACACCGCTTTACGTCTGGGGGGGCCGCCGAAACCTTCGCCCGATTGCCCGAAGCGTTGGGCGCGGAGGCCGAGGCGCAGTGGGCTGCGCTGCGGACCGCGCACCCGCCGCTGCAGCTGGGTGAGCGGACGATCCGGCTCGACCAGCCGCAGATCGCGGGCATACTCAACGTCACGCCCGACAGTTTCTCCGACGGGGGCAAGTTCCTCGACCGGCCAGAAGACGGCGCAGCCCATGCAGCCGGGATGGTGGAGGCGGGCGCGGCGCTGGTCGACATTGGCGGCGAAAGCACCCGGCCCGGTGCACCGGCGGTCTGGGAAGGGGACGAGATCGCCCGCGTCGTACCGGCGGTCGAATACTGCGCGCAGATGGGCGCGGCGATCAGCGTCGACACCCGCCGTGCGGCGGTCATGCGGGCTGCGCTCGATGCCGGGGCGCACATGCTCAACGACGTGACCGCGATGCGCCACGATCCGACGATGGCGGAGCTCGCGGCGCAGCGCGGCTGCCCGATCGTGCTGATGCATTCGCCCGGTGCGGACGACGACGTCCATGCGGACGCCGACTACGCGAACGTGGTTTTCGACGTGTTCGACGCGCTGGCCGAACGCCGCGATGCCGCGATCGATGCGGGTATTGCGCGCGAACGGATCGTGCTCGACCCGGGTATCGGGTTCGGCAAGTCGCTTGCCGACAACCTTGCGCTCATCAACGCGCTCCCGCTGTTCCACGCGCTCGGCCAGCCGCTGATGTTCGGCGGGAGCCGCAAGCGGATGGTCGGCGCTCTTTCCGGCGAGGCGGAGCCCCACGAGCGGCTGGGCGGCAGCTTGGCGCTGGCGGTCAGGGCCATGGACGCCGGCGTACAGCTCGTCCGCGTGCACGACGTTGCCGAGACCGTGCAGGCGCGCAACGTATGGCGCGGCCTGCGCGATGCGGCGCTCACCGATTTCACGATGCTGGCGGACTAGCGCCGCGCCAGTCAGGCCGCTTCGTGATTCTCGATGTAGGTCTCGGGATCCTTCACCTCGCGCTCGTATTCGTCCTCATGCGCTGACTCGAACGCAAGGTACTGGATCGCGAGTTCGACCCGCGTCTTGAGTGGTACCGTCCGGCGGAAATCGGTCAGTCCCTGCCGCTCCTCCTCGCTCATGTGCGACGAGTTGTTGCAGTTGCACTGGTCCACCCAGTGCCACCATTTTTCCGAACCCGGCTTGTGGCGCATGGCCTCCTCGGCCGCGATGGCGATCTTGTTGTGATCGTCGATCGCGTCCTCGGTCGTCTCCTCGGCGCTGTCGGAATCGAGCGCGCCTTTGCCCTTCTTGAGCAGGGTGGGGTAGAAGAACTTCTCCTCTGCCTCTGCATGCGCCTCAAGGAAGTTCTTGAGCTTGGCGAAAATCTTGCCGAGCGCCTCGGGGTCGTCCTTCGCTTCGTCGAGCGCGGCGAACATGCGCCGCTGGCGGTCGTGGTCGGCTAGGATGCAGTCGACGATGTCCATTGCGGAAAATTCCCTGTTGCGGATGCTTGTGGACC
Protein-coding regions in this window:
- the folP gene encoding dihydropteroate synthase; amino-acid sequence: MTDRLYLMPIGLAASPQSEEGDCIRLAGGLVYAHRFAAIVRSDSGVVARHRFTSGGAAETFARLPEALGAEAEAQWAALRTAHPPLQLGERTIRLDQPQIAGILNVTPDSFSDGGKFLDRPEDGAAHAAGMVEAGAALVDIGGESTRPGAPAVWEGDEIARVVPAVEYCAQMGAAISVDTRRAAVMRAALDAGAHMLNDVTAMRHDPTMAELAAQRGCPIVLMHSPGADDDVHADADYANVVFDVFDALAERRDAAIDAGIARERIVLDPGIGFGKSLADNLALINALPLFHALGQPLMFGGSRKRMVGALSGEAEPHERLGGSLALAVRAMDAGVQLVRVHDVAETVQARNVWRGLRDAALTDFTMLAD
- a CDS encoding hemerythrin domain-containing protein is translated as MDIVDCILADHDRQRRMFAALDEAKDDPEALGKIFAKLKNFLEAHAEAEEKFFYPTLLKKGKGALDSDSAEETTEDAIDDHNKIAIAAEEAMRHKPGSEKWWHWVDQCNCNNSSHMSEEERQGLTDFRRTVPLKTRVELAIQYLAFESAHEDEYEREVKDPETYIENHEAA